DNA from Candidatus Eremiobacteraceae bacterium:
GATAGGCGTCCGGATGATGGTCGCGCTCGCGCTCGACGCGCCTGCACCCGCGGCTGAGGCTGAAGCCAAGCCGAAATGAAGACCGTCGTCCGCTGGATCGGCGCGGTCATCGGCCTCCTCGTCTTCGTCTTGATCGTCGCGATCGCGATCGGCACGGGGCTCCCGATCGCGCACATCGCGTCGTGCTCGGCACAGTATCGGCAATCGCCCGCGACGCTCTTCGCGACCGTCGAAGACGATGCGTCATCTCCGAGTTGGCGCAGCGACGTCCGGGAGGTTCACTCCGAAACCGCAACCGTGGGCCGAACGAGGTGGGTCGAGACGTACAAGAACGGCCAGACGCTGACGTATCTCGAATTTGGCGACCGCAATATCTCGGGCAAGTATTTGGAACGGGATATCGCCGACCCGACCCTGCCGTTCGGTGGAGGCTGGAAATACAGGTTCGATCCGAGCGGTGGCGGCACGGTTGTGACGATCAGGGAGGCCGGGTGGATCTACAATCCGATGTTCAGATTTGTCGAGCAGTTCTTCACGGGCTACACTTCGACGATAAAGACGTATCTGACCGATCTCGGCCGAAAGTACGGGGAGTCCCCTGCGATAACGTGCACCGTCACGACGTACGCGAACCGCCCCGAAGATATGTAAGATCTACGCCGAGCTTCTCTTAATACGTCGCGCGAAGGCGGCGAGGGCGACAACAAGCTCGACGACCTGTTGGCGCGTCGTCTCATCGGTCAGCCGCCCATCGGCGTCGAATTTCTCACGCGCACGTGCGACGTGCACTTGCGGGTCGTTGAGGAACCACTGATCGGTGAACCCGGCGACCGTCCGGATCGCGATCTGCATCCGCACCGTGCCGAACCCGCCGGTCGACGCGCCCATGATCGCGGTCGGTTTGTGCTCGAGCACACCGTCTTCGCGCGACGCCCAGTCGAGTACGTTCTTTGTCACCGCCGGGATCGACCAATTGTATTCGGGCGACGCGATGAGCAGCGCATCGGCGGAACGGATGGCATCGCGCAGTCGCTTCACGGACGGCAACGGGTGCTCGTCGCTATCGAGGTCATCGTTGAACAGCGGCACGTCGTCGATATCGAACGGCACGACCTTGATCTCCGGCGGCGCGAGCTCGACCGCCGCGCGAAGGAGCATCCGATTGTACGATCCCTTGCGAAGGCTGCCGGCGAACGCGGCGATCGAGACGACGTCGTCGCTCATGCCTTTCCTTTCGCGGTGCCGATCGTCACATCGACAGAATCGCCGCTCGCGCGATCTGTCGTCGCCCAATGGTATAGACCGTCGAGGACGAGCCGCTGATCGACCCGATCGATCGCCTTCGTGTGCGGCGCGATGAGCTCGGCAAGGCCGCCGGTGGCTACGACGGTCGGTTTCGGGGCGCCGAGTTCCGTGGCGATCCGGCCGATCAGATATTCGGCTTGCCCGACAAATCCGAAGATGATGCCCGACTGGAGCGAGCTCACCGTGTCGGTGCCGATCGCCGCGGGCGGCAGGACAAGCGGCACGTCGAAAAGCTTCGCGGCGCGCGAGACGAGCGCGTCGACGGAGATCTCGACACCTGGCGCGATCGCAGTACCGGCGTAGCGGCCTTGCGAGTCGATCGCAGCGAACGTCGTCGCCGTGCCGAAGCCGACGACAATGAGCGGCGCCCCGTACTTCTCGACGGCGCCGATCGCACCGGCGATGAGATCCGCGCCGAGTTCGGCCGGGCGCGCGGCGATCACCGGCATGAGCGTTTGGCGCGCTGCTGAGATGAACTCCCCCGTACATCCGAAGTAGCGGTGCGACAGCTCCGATATCGACCTATAGAGCGGCGGCACGACGCTCGCGACGACGACGCGTTTGATCGCGGACCGTGCGATGCCGCTGATGCGCATCGCTCCGTCGACGAGTCCGGCGAGTTCGTCGCCGGTCTGTCGTCTGTCCGTGACCGAGCGCCATGTGTGGAGGAGCGTGCCTGCGGCGGCGCCGTCGGTCTCGAAGACGCCGAACTTGACGTTCGTGTTCCCGGCTTCGATCGCGAGCAGCATGCGTCAGGCGCGATCCCGCAATGCGGCGACCCGATCGAGCACCGCACGCGCGATCGTCGACTTCGGTGCCCGCGAGATCGCCTCGCGGCCGCCATCGCCCCAAAGGATGACGACCTCGTTGTCGTCTGCCGCGAAGCCGCCCATCGGACCGCCGATCCGGTTGACGACGATGCAGTCCAGGCCTTTACGTTCGAGCTTCTCACGGCCGGCTTTTTCGATGCCGTCCGTCTCGGCGGCGAAACCGACGACGAAGCACCCGCGCGGGCGATGCTCGGCGACGTCAGCGATGATATCGGGATTGCGAGCGAGCTCGAGCGCGAGTTCGGCTGCGTCCTTCTTCACTTTGCCCGCAGCGACGACCGCCGGACGGAAATCTGCGACGGCAGCTGCGCCGACGAACACCGTCGCCCCGCCGATATGCTCGAGCACGGCGGCGTGCATCTCGCGCGCCGTCGTCACGCGGACGACATCGACGCCGGCAGGCGCTCGCAGGTGCGTCGGCCCGCTGATCACCGTGACGCGGGCGCCGCGCGCGCGCGCCTCGCTCGCGATCGCGTACCCCATCTTGCCCGTCGACGGATTCGACAAGAAACGAGCGGGGTCGGCGAATTCGCGCGTCGGTCCGGCGGTGACGACGACGACGTCGCCGGACATCGACGCGGTTCGCGCGAGCACGACTCCGGCGGCTTCGGTGATCTCGTCTTCCTCAGCAAGCCGGCCTTCGCCGATCTCGCCGCATGCCAAAAAGCCCGATCCCGGCGAAACGAACTCGTAGCCGCGACTCTGCAAGGTCTCGATGTTGCGCTGCGTCGGCTCCGCCTCGTACATCGCCGTGTTCATCGCGGCCGCGACGAGCACCGGGTTGCGCGTCGCGAGCGCGCACGTCGACAAGAGATCGTCCGCGATGCCGTGCGCGAGTTTCGCAAGCGTGTTCGCAGTCGCGTTGAGGATGAGGAAGAGTGACGACTTGCGGACGAGCGAGATATGCGCCACTTGCCAGGCAGTGCCGGCGTCGAACATCTCGGTGTGGACGTCGTTTCCCGACAGCGCCTGGAAGGTGAGCGGCGTGACGAAGCGCTGCGCGGCGGCGGTCATGATGACGTGCACGTCGGCTCCGGCTTGGCGTAGCTTGCTGACGACGCCCGCGCACTTGTAGGCCGCGATGCCGCCGCATACGCCGACGAGGATCGTGCGGCCCGCGAAGGTGGAAGGCCGGTCGAAGTCGCTCATGGTGGAAATATCATGTTTGTCGGGGCCGCTTGCTCGTCCTATGCCGAGCGGAGCTTCATATTGTCTATGAGACGCGTCGTTCCGCAAAAGGCGGCGCCGACCGCGAGCAGATCGGCGTGACGTGGGACCGCGTCGAGCGGCACGAAATCCGCGGGATCGACGACCGCCAGATAGTCCTGCTTCAACGCGCCGAGCTCCGCCGATGCGGCGCGCGAGACGGCGCCGATGTCCGTCGCCCCCCGCTCCAGCGTTTCGACGATGAGTCGCAGCGCGCGCGAAAGACCGACCGCGTCGCGGCGTTGCACGTCGCTCAGGCGTCGATTACGCGATGAGATCGCGAGACCGTCGCTTTCGCGCACGGTCGGGCACGCGATGATCTCGACTGGAAGATCGAAGTCGCGCACCATGCGGCGCACGACTGCGAGCTGCTGCGCGTCCTTCTCTCCGAAGTACGCGCGGTCGGGCGTCACGAGCGAGAAGAGCTTCAGCACGACGGTCGCGACGCCGGCAAAATGACCTGGCCGGCTCTCGCCCTCGAGGTGCGTCGCGACTTCGCCGGGCTGCACGCGCGTCTGCGAACCGGCAGGATACATCTCGTCGACGGTCGGCGCGAAGAGCACGTCGCACGACACGCGTTCGAGCAGCGCCGAATCATCTTCGGGCGTGAGCGGATATTGCGCCAGATCCTCGTTCGGTCCGAACTGGAGCGGGTTGACGAAGATCGATGCGACGACCGTCGCGTTCTCGTCGCGAGATCTCTTGAACAGCGATTCGTGCCCGGCGTGGAGCGCGCCCATGGTCGGCACGAGTGCGACAGGCGATCTCAGCGAGTTGCGCACGGCGCGCAGCTCGGCCGCGGTACGGCAGATGTGCATGCGTCAGGAAGTGGGAGAGCTCTCGCCGGCCGGTTTCGAGCGGTGCGGCGCGTGCGCCCCGACTTCGTGCTCGGGCGCTGGGAACGCGTTCGAGCGGATCTCGTCGATGTGCGTGCGCACCGCCGTCAAGCCGGTTTCGTAGAACGATGCGTATCGTTTGGCGTGGCGCGGCAGATAGCCGGTCGAGAGCCCGAGCACGTCGTTGATCACGCTCACCTGGCCGTCGCAGTGCGGGCCGGCGCCGATGCCGATCGTCGCAGCGCCGATCGTCCGCGAGATCTCGGCGGCGAGCGGCGACGGTACGCACTCGAGCACGATCGAGAAACAGCCGGCCAGGTCGAGCGCGATCGCGCTCTTGAGGATCGAAGCTGCGGAGGCCTCGGTCTTGCCCTGGGCGCGGAAACCGCCGAGCGCATTCACCGATTGCGGGGTGAGGCCGAGGTGACCCATGACGGGGATGCCCGCGTGGACCAGGCGCGCGACAAGGGCCGGATCGTCACCCTCGAGCTTGACGGCGTTCGCACCGCCCTCTTTCAGGAAACGGCCCGCATTGCTGACGGCTTCGTCGTGCCCCGCCTGATACGACATGAATGGCATGTCGCCGATGACGAACGCGCCTTTCGCCCCGCGGACGACGCAGCGCGTGTGATAGAGCATCTCGTCCATCGTGATCGGCAGGGTCGAGTCGTAGCCGGCAAAGACCATCGCCGCGGAATCGCCGACGAGGATCGCATCGATGCCGGCCGCGTGGACCATCGCCGCGGTCAGCGCGTCGTACGCGGTGATGACCGCGATTTTCTCTCCCCGCCGTTTCTTTTCAGCGAACGTCTGGATGGTGGTCGGCATCAGGCTCTCCCGGAAACGTCCAAAACGCGTAGCATCGTCGAACCGACGCGGAACGGATGACCGAGTTGCAACCGCACGGGCGTTTCGATCGCTTGCCCGCCGACGATCGTGCCGTTGCTGCTGCCCGCATCGGCGAGCACGACCTCGCCGTTGTCGACGGTGACGCTGGCGTGGCGCCGCGAGACGGAGCGATCGGTCGTCAACGCGGCTTGCGCGACGTGTTCGTCTCGGCCGATCGTGATGTCCCGTTCGAAAGGCCATCGTTTTCCGTCGAGCGGTCCGTTCATCGCTTCGATGATATACATAGATAATCGCGTTTCGTGCCGCCGGAAACGAACTCCCTCGGCTGGGTCGAGGCGGTGCTCCTGGAGCCTAGTCTCTGCCGCGGCGGACATATTTTTCGCACGAAGCGGCGACAAAAGCCCTAATCTTATCCTGCCGCCGAGCCGATGGTGTTAGAAGGAAACACCGCGCGACCCATGGGCGTCGACCGGCCGGCTGGTCTAGCCGCCTCGGCGCCGGAGAACTTTTGGGTGGACGATCAAGAAACCGTGAACGATCTCCAAGATTCCAGCTTGCTCGACATCGACCCCGACGCGCTCCGCGAAGCGGAGAAGGTCTTCGCGCAAGGCATTCTCGACACGATGTCCGGCAAGGAAGTCGCGAAGGCGACCTATGAGGACACGCGCGTCGTCGTCATCATGGCCGACGGCAGCGAATACTATTTCTACGGGTTCATGGGCGAATCGCGCGCGTAAGGGCTCCCGTATCTGAGATCGCGATCAGGAAATGCCGCGGCGGTCGAGCTAAAGCTCGACCGCTACGGTTTTTTGGGGGACTCTAGTTCGTGCGACGAGCCTCTTGGTGGTCGACGAATTCCGCGATGAGCGAGCGGTCGCGCGGGTCGAGGGACGTGAACGCGATCCCGTGATGGAACTTCTGCTCGTTGCGCTGGAAGAAGCTGAGCACGACTCGGCCGCGGGCGAGGATGCCGCGGTCGGCGGCCGGCAGCCTGAACTTCAAGTTGACGTTCGAGCGCGGGGGCAAGTCGTAGGACGCGACGAGCCTCATGCCGCCTGCGCCGAGATCGAAAACCGCGCCGTCGTGAGGCGCCGCCTCGCCCTCGAGCGAGAACTCAACCGGCAAAGAGACCTCGACTCTGACGTATTGCCGCCGATGCATGTCGCCCGTCATGCGAGGAGTGTTCGAGCGCGGCGCCGATGCGCCTGCCTGCGCTTGCGCTTGACGTGTGTTCTCGCTCGCTTGATACTCGGGCGGGAGCGCTGCGGCTTGACCGCGAGGAGTCTGAAGACATGAGTTATCTTTCGCCCATCGATTCGGCACAGGTCTATTTCGAGCCGCTCGACGTCGATGAAGACGAGCGGCCTCGATGCGATCCTGACGACGATCGAGGCCG
Protein-coding regions in this window:
- a CDS encoding NADPH-dependent FMN reductase, whose product is MSDDVVSIAAFAGSLRKGSYNRMLLRAAVELAPPEIKVVPFDIDDVPLFNDDLDSDEHPLPSVKRLRDAIRSADALLIASPEYNWSIPAVTKNVLDWASREDGVLEHKPTAIMGASTGGFGTVRMQIAIRTVAGFTDQWFLNDPQVHVARAREKFDADGRLTDETTRQQVVELVVALAAFARRIKRSSA
- a CDS encoding type III pantothenate kinase, which translates into the protein MLLAIEAGNTNVKFGVFETDGAAAGTLLHTWRSVTDRRQTGDELAGLVDGAMRISGIARSAIKRVVVASVVPPLYRSISELSHRYFGCTGEFISAARQTLMPVIAARPAELGADLIAGAIGAVEKYGAPLIVVGFGTATTFAAIDSQGRYAGTAIAPGVEISVDALVSRAAKLFDVPLVLPPAAIGTDTVSSLQSGIIFGFVGQAEYLIGRIATELGAPKPTVVATGGLAELIAPHTKAIDRVDQRLVLDGLYHWATTDRASGDSVDVTIGTAKGKA
- the coaBC gene encoding bifunctional phosphopantothenoylcysteine decarboxylase/phosphopantothenate--cysteine ligase CoaBC, which encodes MSDFDRPSTFAGRTILVGVCGGIAAYKCAGVVSKLRQAGADVHVIMTAAAQRFVTPLTFQALSGNDVHTEMFDAGTAWQVAHISLVRKSSLFLILNATANTLAKLAHGIADDLLSTCALATRNPVLVAAAMNTAMYEAEPTQRNIETLQSRGYEFVSPGSGFLACGEIGEGRLAEEDEITEAAGVVLARTASMSGDVVVVTAGPTREFADPARFLSNPSTGKMGYAIASEARARGARVTVISGPTHLRAPAGVDVVRVTTAREMHAAVLEHIGGATVFVGAAAVADFRPAVVAAGKVKKDAAELALELARNPDIIADVAEHRPRGCFVVGFAAETDGIEKAGREKLERKGLDCIVVNRIGGPMGGFAADDNEVVILWGDGGREAISRAPKSTIARAVLDRVAALRDRA
- the panC gene encoding pantoate--beta-alanine ligase, which gives rise to MHICRTAAELRAVRNSLRSPVALVPTMGALHAGHESLFKRSRDENATVVASIFVNPLQFGPNEDLAQYPLTPEDDSALLERVSCDVLFAPTVDEMYPAGSQTRVQPGEVATHLEGESRPGHFAGVATVVLKLFSLVTPDRAYFGEKDAQQLAVVRRMVRDFDLPVEIIACPTVRESDGLAISSRNRRLSDVQRRDAVGLSRALRLIVETLERGATDIGAVSRAASAELGALKQDYLAVVDPADFVPLDAVPRHADLLAVGAAFCGTTRLIDNMKLRSA
- the panB gene encoding 3-methyl-2-oxobutanoate hydroxymethyltransferase, which produces MPTTIQTFAEKKRRGEKIAVITAYDALTAAMVHAAGIDAILVGDSAAMVFAGYDSTLPITMDEMLYHTRCVVRGAKGAFVIGDMPFMSYQAGHDEAVSNAGRFLKEGGANAVKLEGDDPALVARLVHAGIPVMGHLGLTPQSVNALGGFRAQGKTEASAASILKSAIALDLAGCFSIVLECVPSPLAAEISRTIGAATIGIGAGPHCDGQVSVINDVLGLSTGYLPRHAKRYASFYETGLTAVRTHIDEIRSNAFPAPEHEVGAHAPHRSKPAGESSPTS
- a CDS encoding FHA domain-containing protein, which translates into the protein MYIIEAMNGPLDGKRWPFERDITIGRDEHVAQAALTTDRSVSRRHASVTVDNGEVVLADAGSSNGTIVGGQAIETPVRLQLGHPFRVGSTMLRVLDVSGRA
- a CDS encoding PilZ domain-containing protein yields the protein MTGDMHRRQYVRVEVSLPVEFSLEGEAAPHDGAVFDLGAGGMRLVASYDLPPRSNVNLKFRLPAADRGILARGRVVLSFFQRNEQKFHHGIAFTSLDPRDRSLIAEFVDHQEARRTN